The window CTTCGTCGCGGAATTTTTCTCTTGGTTAAACACCACGGACTGATCCGCCGCTTCCCATAGGCCAACCGGTAAATGCCCAAGTTGACAAGTGCGCCCAAGCAAGCGCCGCCGATGAACAGCAACAACCATCGCAGAGAAAGTGGCAGCAACAAAAATTGACTCACAATTCACCCTTTTCCTGCAATCGCCTGGCGGTCAGAATAGCGGTTTCGCCATTGAACCTGAGCCGCTGGCGGGTGTCCATATAAGTATGTCACATTCTTTACAACTGCTGCGGATCGATACCCGCCAAGCGAACGTCCGCCAAGTTCTGGCCGAACTTCGCCAGCGGCTTAGTCCACAAGGCAATGTGGTTAGCGAAGCCGGGCGCCAGCGCACCATGGAGGTTTTTGGAGAACCCCTTTCGCCGCAGCAAGTTGTCGAACGAATTTGTCAGGATGTGCGCAGCAAAGGTTTGGCTGCTGTGCTCGATTATTCCGCTCGCATCGACAAAACCCAGCTTACGGCCGACACCCTGCGAGTGAGCGCCGCCGAATTAGCCGCGGCCCATTCCCAGGCCGACGCCGAGTTTCTGGCTGCCATCCGCCGCATTCGCCAAAACATTCTCTGTTTCCAACAAGCAATTTTGCAGCACGACGTGCGGGTAGATTTGCCGGCCGGCGGCGGATATTTGCGGCAGCGATATTTGCCGCTTGCCCGCGTCGGGATTTGTGTGCCCGGTGGTGCTGCAGCGTATCCTTCCACGGTGTTGATGACCGCTGTGCCAGCCCAAGTGGCGGGCGTCAAGCAGTTGGCCGTCATCGCTCCGCCGACAAAGTTCGGTGCGTACAATCCCGATCTGCTGGCCACCTGCGCCGAATTGGGCATTACCGAAGTGTATCGCCTGGGCGGCGCACAAGGCGTGGCCGCTTTGGCATACGGTGTAGACGGCGTGCCCAAGGTGGATAAAATAGTCGGCCCCGGCAATCTGTTCGTCGCCTTAGCCAAGCGGCATGTGTTTGGCGAAGTTGATATCGACTCCATCGCCGGTCCCAGCGAAGTGTTGGTCTTGGCCGATGAAACCGCTCGGCCCGATTTCACCGCCGCCGATTTGATCGCCCAGGCCGAGCACGCTCCCGGCTCAGGCATTTTGATCACCTGGTATCCGCCGCTGATCGAAGCGGTGGCCGAAGAATTACAGCGTCAAACGGCACATTTATCTCGTGGTGATTTAGCCCGGCAAAGCTTGGAACAGTTCGGCGCGCTAATTCTGGCCCGCAATGCGAACGAGGCCTGTACACTAGCCGACGAAATCGCGCCAGAGCACTTGCACATTGCGGCAGCGAATGCGGAAGCGTTGCTCGAACAAATTCCTCACGCCGGTGCTGCGTTTTTGGGGCATTTTAGCCCTGTGGCCGCCGGCGATTATGCAGCCGGACCATCGCATGTACTTCCCACCGGTGGGACGGCCCGCTTTGCCGCCGGATTAACCGTCAACGACTTTTTGCGTGGGGGCAGCGTCATTGCGCTGAATGAAACCGGCCTGTCCGCGCTGGCCGGCGACATCCGCGGCCTGGCCGACAAAGAAGGATTAACGGCTCACAAAGCCAGCATCGACGTGCGGATAAGTAAGTAAATGCGTAAACAATGAGCGCCCGACCACTGACCACTGACCACTAATGGCTGCTTTCATTCGTCCCGAAATTCTGGCCATGCACGGTTATGTTCCCGGCGAGCAACCGCGCGAAGGGAATGTTATCAAGCTCAATACCAATGAAAATCCGTATCCTTCATCCCCGGCCGTGCAACGGGCCATCGGTCGGGCCATTCAACTTGGGCTGCAAAAATATCCTGATCCGCTAGCCACGGCCTTCCGTACTCGGGCTGCAGAGCTGTTGGGTGTAGAGCCAAATTGGATTTTGTGCGGCAACGGCAGCGACGATTTGTTGACCATTGCTACCCGGGCATTTGTTGGCCAAGGCGATTCTTTACGGCTACCGTATCCCAGTTACATCCTGTACAAAACCTTGGCGCAATTGCAGGGTTCCGAGGCCGAAGAAGTTTTCTTCTCCAAAGATTGGTCGCTGGGAAACGATTTTACGAAGCCACGGCCACGCTTGAAACTGGCGTTTCTGCCCAATCCCAACAGTCCCAGTGGCACGATGATTCCACCTGCCCGCGTCCGCGAAATTGCCGACGCGCTCTCCTGCCCGTTGCTCGTCGACGAAGCCTATGTCGATTTTGCCGATACCAACT is drawn from Pirellulales bacterium and contains these coding sequences:
- the hisD gene encoding histidinol dehydrogenase yields the protein MSHSLQLLRIDTRQANVRQVLAELRQRLSPQGNVVSEAGRQRTMEVFGEPLSPQQVVERICQDVRSKGLAAVLDYSARIDKTQLTADTLRVSAAELAAAHSQADAEFLAAIRRIRQNILCFQQAILQHDVRVDLPAGGGYLRQRYLPLARVGICVPGGAAAYPSTVLMTAVPAQVAGVKQLAVIAPPTKFGAYNPDLLATCAELGITEVYRLGGAQGVAALAYGVDGVPKVDKIVGPGNLFVALAKRHVFGEVDIDSIAGPSEVLVLADETARPDFTAADLIAQAEHAPGSGILITWYPPLIEAVAEELQRQTAHLSRGDLARQSLEQFGALILARNANEACTLADEIAPEHLHIAAANAEALLEQIPHAGAAFLGHFSPVAAGDYAAGPSHVLPTGGTARFAAGLTVNDFLRGGSVIALNETGLSALAGDIRGLADKEGLTAHKASIDVRISK
- the hisC gene encoding histidinol-phosphate transaminase codes for the protein MAAFIRPEILAMHGYVPGEQPREGNVIKLNTNENPYPSSPAVQRAIGRAIQLGLQKYPDPLATAFRTRAAELLGVEPNWILCGNGSDDLLTIATRAFVGQGDSLRLPYPSYILYKTLAQLQGSEAEEVFFSKDWSLGNDFTKPRPRLKLAFLPNPNSPSGTMIPPARVREIADALSCPLLVDEAYVDFADTNCVALVKQTDKIMVTRSLSKSYALAGLRFGFMIAQPHIIRELEKVKDSYNCDALSIAGATAALDDQAWLTANKSKIVATRAKLTAGMRALGFATVDSQANFVWNPHSSVPVKPLYDRLKAANLLVRYMDYPGWGDGLRISVGTDEQIDACVALLHSMV